The Panicum hallii strain FIL2 chromosome 9, PHallii_v3.1, whole genome shotgun sequence genome has a window encoding:
- the LOC112877176 gene encoding uncharacterized protein LOC112877176, whose protein sequence is MSPPLPSPKRARVATAPCGAGAPWASLPEDLVQLIGWRVLSGDLMDYVRFRAVCAHWSRSAARPGGRGLLDPRFHPRRWMMLPEGHGLYPGHPAFGGHVRFLNLSTGALARLHLPLFHDHVLLGCTDGLLLLLRHRDPGYTAVRLLHPFTGDVAELPPLSSLLPQMEHYGNMTEDRKLCTLRGFLSGVSAAVTVGPAAAGAITVVLALEIKLLVAHATTGDQRWTLLAGRLPRLLGPMVSFHGNLYAVTPKSPQRNSVCIWQIDPDAAEGRSLLPPRIIAHCPLVATLGAVHLVECGSELMLVGFNDAKPTDLVVYRVADLISGRVVPITNIGEHALFLGQRPLYASQNKGLPSVVANSITCRYRVTRTIH, encoded by the coding sequence AtgtcgccgccgctgccgagTCCGAAGCGCGCCCGGGTCGCCACGGCCCCTTGCGGCGCGGGCGCGCCGTGGGCATCGCTGCCGGAGGATCTGGTGCAGCTGATCGGGTGGCGGGTGCTCTCCGGCGACCTGATGGACTACGTCCGCTTCCGCGCCGTCTGCGCCCACTGGAGCcggagcgccgcccgccccggcgGCCGGGGCCTCCTCGACCCGCGCTTCCACCCGCGCCGCTGGATGATGCTGCCCGAGGGCCACGGCCTCTACCCCGGCCACCCCGCGTTCGGCGGGCACGTGCGCTTCCTCAACCTCTCCACGGGCGCGCTCGCCCGCCTCCACCTCCCGCTCTTCCACGACCACGTCCTCCTCGGCTGCACCGAcggcctcctcctgctgctgcggcACCGCGACCCGGGGTACACCGCCGTCCGCCTCCTGCACCCCTTCACCGGCGACGTCGCCGAGCTCCCGCCGCTCTCGTCCCTCCTGCCCCAGATGGAGCACTACGGCAACATGACCGAGGATCGCAAGCTCTGCACGCTCCGCGGCTTCCTCTCGGGAGTCAGCGCCGCCGTCACCGttggccccgccgccgccggggccaTCACCGTCGTGCTGGCGCTCGAAATCAAACTGCTTGTGGCACACGCCACCACCGGCGACCAGCGGTGGACTCTCTTGGCCGGCAGGCTCCCGCGTCTGCTAGGACCAATGGTGTCTTTCCATGGCAACCTGTACGCGGTGACGCCCAAGTCTCCTCAAAGGAACAGCGTGTGCATCTGGCAAATTGATCCGGATGCCGCAGAGGGTCGGTCTCTTCTGCCACCGAGGATCATCGCCCACTGCCCGCTGGTTGCAACTCTAGGCGCAGTCCACCTGGTCGAATGCGGCTCGGAGCTCATGCTTGTTGGCTTCAATGATGCCAAACCTACAGACCTGGTTGTTTACAGAGTCGCCGACCTCATCAGTGGAAGGGTCGTTCCCATAACCAACATTGGAGAGCATGCTCTGTTCCTTGGGCAACGGCCCCTGTATGCATCACAGAACAAGGGGCTCCCTTCTGTTGTGGCTAACTCTATCACCTGCAGGTATAGAGTGACTAGAACAATCCACTGA